The bacterium genomic sequence GAATCAGTGGAACGCGACGTCGGATGGCCAGCTCGTCAGCGTAGAGCCCCTTCTTGAGCGCGGCAGGCGAATAGGCCGCGGCGCGAATCGTGAAATCGTCTCCGCAGACCACGACTTGCCGCCCATCGATTCTTGCGTTGCCCACCACGACGCTCGCGGGTTCCATCGACTTCAGCCGGCCCTCGTCGTCGACTTCCGCTTCGCCCACCAGCCCGCCGACTTCGGCGAAACTGTCCGCGTCTGCGAGGGCAGAGACGCGCTCGCGCACCGTGAGGCGGCCCCGCGCGTGCTGCTTTTCGATCGCCTCAGCTCCGCCGAGTTGCTTGGCGAGTTGGCGACGCTTCTCGATGGCTTCGATCTCCGGCTTCCACGCCATGCCGGCGAATCTATCACAGCACTGACGAGCTGTTCTGGTGCCGGTAGACTCCGTTACCCGTATCTGAAACTCGCGTCTCTGAAACTACGTCTGGGGAGCCCGGAAATGGAAATCGGCATGAACCTGCCCGTGATGGTTCCAGGTCTGGATCGCGAGGCGCTCCTGGGCTGGATGCGGGCGATCGATGCGGGACCTTTCTCGAGCCTTTCGGTGGGAGAGCGCATCGTCTTCCCGAACCCGGAGATCGTGGTCACGCTCGCGGCCGCCGCCGCGCTGACCGAGCGCGTGCGCATCATGTCCAACGTCATCGTCTTGCCCATGCACAGCGCTGTGCTGATGGCCAAGCAACTCGCGACCATCGATGTGATCTCGGGTGGCCGGCTCACGGTGGGGGTCGGGGCCGGCGCGCGGGAAGAGGATTTCAATGCCGTCGGCGCCCCTTTTGGGAAACGGCGTCTCGGCCAGACGCAGAATCAGGTCGAGATCATGCGGCGGGTCTGGTCTGGTGAGAAGATCGTCAAGGGTGCACCGCGTCCGGTCGAACCGCTACCCGTCCAGGCCGGAGGTCCGGAGATCCTGAGCGCCTCGCTCTCAGCGCGTTCGATCCAGCACGCCGCCCGCTGGGCTGATGGCATCTGCGGTTTCAGCTTTGGTCCGTCCGTTCGCGAAGTGGATCTGGCCTTCTCCGCCGCGCGCAGGGCGTGGAAGGACGAAGCCCGGGATGCCGCTCCTCGGCTCGTTACGAACTGTTGGTTCGCGCTGGGCGCAGACGCCCGCGGACAAATAGACGCCTACCTGGAACGCTACCTGGCCTTCATGGGCCCTGGTGTGCCGGCCAAGCTGGCACCTACCGTCACGACCACTTCGGCGCAGGCTCTTCGCGATGTGGTTCGTCAGTTGGCCGATGTCGGCACCGATGAGTTGTGTCTGGTCCCCACGACATCAGATCCAGAGGAACTGGAGCGGGCGCTCGAGGTGATCGCGTGATCCCACGAGAGTTTGTCTGGCAATCCAAAGAACGGTAGAACCTCGTCATGTCCAAACAAGCGCCATTGTCCGGTGTCCGGGTGATCGAGAGTTCATTGCTCGGGCCCGCCGCCATTACCACCCACCTGGCCGATCTCGGGGCCGAGGTCATCAAGGTCGAATCACCGACCGGCGACTACATCCGCGAAATGACCTGGCCGATCGTCGAAGAGGTGTCGTTGATGCACCTGCACGTCAATCGCGGAAAGAAGAGTCTGACGCTCGACCTGAAGACGCCCGAAGGTGTGCAGGTCTATCGCGATCTGGTCAAGGACGCCGATGTCGTGATCGAGGCCATGCGGCCCGGGTCGCTAGAGCGCCGCGGGCTCGGCTACGAGGTCTTGCGCGAAGACAATCCGCGCATCGTGTTCTGCAATATTTCTGGCTATGGCATGACCGGTCCCTACAAGAATCTGCCTGCGCACGGCATCGCCTTCGATACCTGGGCGGGCATCATCAATCCGGCTTA encodes the following:
- a CDS encoding LLM class flavin-dependent oxidoreductase, with product MEIGMNLPVMVPGLDREALLGWMRAIDAGPFSSLSVGERIVFPNPEIVVTLAAAAALTERVRIMSNVIVLPMHSAVLMAKQLATIDVISGGRLTVGVGAGAREEDFNAVGAPFGKRRLGQTQNQVEIMRRVWSGEKIVKGAPRPVEPLPVQAGGPEILSASLSARSIQHAARWADGICGFSFGPSVREVDLAFSAARRAWKDEARDAAPRLVTNCWFALGADARGQIDAYLERYLAFMGPGVPAKLAPTVTTTSAQALRDVVRQLADVGTDELCLVPTTSDPEELERALEVIA